From one Microbulbifer sp. A4B17 genomic stretch:
- a CDS encoding GrpB family protein encodes MLLNVASEWLCRAVEHVGSTSVPGLSAKPIIDIMFGVNDLPSSKPAIEALSVIDYCYYSYRDDIIHWFCKPKPEYRTHHLHLIPFKSNLWQERLKFRDILRNNRTIAQKYAALKQKLAQDNPQDREVYTQNKWPFVKAVLSGRIRS; translated from the coding sequence ATTCTTCTTAATGTAGCAAGCGAATGGCTGTGCAGAGCTGTCGAGCACGTTGGTAGCACTTCAGTTCCTGGTCTATCTGCAAAACCCATCATCGACATAATGTTTGGGGTAAATGACTTACCTAGCTCTAAACCTGCTATTGAAGCTTTATCGGTGATTGATTATTGCTATTATTCATACAGAGATGATATTATACATTGGTTTTGTAAACCTAAGCCTGAATACCGCACGCATCATCTTCACCTCATCCCATTCAAAAGTAATCTTTGGCAAGAGCGCCTTAAATTTCGCGACATATTGCGTAATAACCGTACCATCGCTCAGAAATACGCAGCATTAAAACAAAAGCTTGCCCAAGATAACCCTCAAGACCGTGAAGTCTACACTCAAAACAAATGGCCATTTGTCAAGGCTGTACTATCGGGCAGGATACGCAGCTAA
- a CDS encoding alkaline phosphatase, which yields MTISRRTFVQAMGVALLTPFTVRSLADTDSETYARFVLGGTTFADQIDNDGIVFDLSVASGDPSQTGMVLWTHINPDSYVAGQSLFVDVALDEEFAQPILSAEINASDITADRDYTVNIDVEGYLSPDQRYYYRFKYGSLSSRTGRCHTLPSGSLENIKMAVVTCQDYTTGYYNAYNHIADEDVHCVLHLGDFIYEYAQYEGFESSVVHPLSLPSGGSVAMDLEDYRHIYKEYRKDKNLQRAMEMHSFIITWDDHETADNAYWDYERDTLGVPSHPYQTGDNNPDVLRQLRRDAQQAWIEYVPARVKVDESASHAFDYLQIYRSFQFGDLVDLYMTDSRTYRTKEPCTDGTAWENYWCTDYEKDTQTMLGKTQRDWLIDGVVNSNARWKVWGNQTLLAQLAGTILGRSLVYANYDAWDGYQWEREQILSSVKDSNVDNFVVLTGDLHSSIASYLKVDFSKISNWDYDNLVGVELMTPSISSPNLNDTVEKGIDVGSVFTSLLNGGVQVNNPHVKDFVSDIYGYAVIEFNVDELNWTVYSIDKKSDNPDIEKTVYKKFNYEPVGMWLTEK from the coding sequence ATGACCATCTCCCGCCGCACTTTTGTCCAGGCTATGGGTGTTGCACTTTTGACCCCCTTCACGGTTCGTTCTCTCGCGGACACTGATAGCGAAACCTATGCACGTTTTGTACTGGGCGGCACCACATTTGCCGATCAAATTGACAATGATGGGATTGTTTTTGATTTATCAGTGGCTTCGGGAGACCCGAGCCAAACCGGGATGGTTCTATGGACACATATTAACCCCGACTCCTATGTAGCTGGTCAATCTTTATTTGTGGATGTGGCGCTGGATGAGGAATTTGCCCAGCCAATACTAAGCGCTGAAATTAATGCTAGCGACATTACGGCGGACCGCGACTACACCGTTAACATCGACGTGGAAGGCTATTTATCTCCTGATCAGCGTTATTATTACCGCTTCAAATATGGATCCCTCAGTAGCCGTACTGGCCGTTGCCATACACTGCCTAGCGGTAGCTTGGAAAATATCAAGATGGCAGTGGTTACCTGCCAGGATTACACCACCGGTTATTACAACGCTTACAACCATATTGCGGATGAAGATGTCCATTGTGTACTGCATTTGGGGGATTTCATCTATGAATATGCCCAGTATGAAGGTTTTGAAAGCTCAGTAGTACATCCTCTGTCGCTGCCTTCTGGCGGTTCGGTTGCGATGGACCTAGAAGATTATCGCCATATCTATAAGGAGTACCGCAAGGATAAGAACCTCCAGCGGGCGATGGAAATGCATTCATTTATCATCACCTGGGATGATCATGAAACCGCAGATAATGCTTACTGGGATTACGAGCGGGATACTCTGGGTGTTCCATCTCACCCCTACCAGACTGGCGATAATAACCCTGACGTGCTGCGCCAGTTGCGTCGTGATGCCCAGCAGGCCTGGATTGAGTATGTTCCTGCACGAGTAAAAGTCGATGAATCCGCAAGCCATGCTTTTGATTACTTGCAGATTTATCGGTCTTTCCAGTTTGGAGACTTGGTTGATCTGTATATGACAGACAGCCGCACCTATAGAACCAAGGAGCCGTGTACAGATGGAACTGCTTGGGAAAATTATTGGTGTACAGATTACGAAAAAGATACCCAGACCATGTTAGGTAAAACCCAGCGGGATTGGCTGATTGATGGAGTTGTGAATTCCAACGCGCGCTGGAAAGTGTGGGGGAACCAAACCTTACTGGCCCAATTAGCTGGGACGATTTTGGGACGTTCACTTGTCTACGCCAACTATGATGCCTGGGATGGCTATCAGTGGGAGCGAGAGCAGATCCTTTCATCGGTTAAGGACAGCAATGTTGACAACTTTGTGGTGCTGACAGGGGACCTGCATTCCAGCATTGCTTCTTATCTGAAAGTAGATTTCAGTAAAATCAGTAACTGGGACTATGACAATCTGGTTGGTGTTGAGTTGATGACACCGTCAATATCTTCTCCGAATCTCAACGATACAGTGGAGAAGGGTATTGATGTTGGCAGTGTGTTTACTTCACTGCTCAATGGCGGGGTTCAGGTAAACAATCCACATGTCAAAGATTTTGTTAGTGACATTTATGGGTATGCAGTGATTGAGTTCAATGTTGATGAATTGAACTGGACTGTATACAGCATTGATAAGAAGAGCGACAACCCGGATATCGAAAAGACCGTATATAAGAAGTTTAACTATGAGCCTGTTGGTATGTGGTTAACTGAAAAATAG
- a CDS encoding DUF1993 family protein, which produces MMNQINTLLPTYQQMLQALSNWLKKAELTLEKTEAEELLSARLTPDMLPLSSQVRFSCLQAYEGIFRLRGVTLPEFLSELAQEGRNCDSYRDSFSLAQARIGQVLSFLSEVEPESFVEPSDGVVTIEVPGGMIFDMTCDQYIRDWAIPQFYFHINTAYAILRSHRIDLGKADYVRHAFSYLRHGAVS; this is translated from the coding sequence ATGATGAATCAGATTAATACTCTGCTGCCCACTTATCAGCAAATGCTGCAAGCCTTATCGAATTGGTTGAAAAAGGCGGAGTTAACGTTAGAGAAAACAGAAGCTGAAGAGCTATTGTCTGCTCGACTTACTCCCGATATGCTCCCACTATCTTCCCAGGTTCGTTTTAGTTGTCTTCAAGCCTATGAGGGTATATTTCGCCTCAGAGGTGTGACTTTGCCGGAGTTCTTATCTGAACTGGCTCAGGAGGGCCGTAATTGTGATAGTTATAGAGACTCTTTTTCTTTGGCGCAAGCTAGAATTGGGCAAGTTCTTTCATTTTTAAGCGAGGTAGAGCCTGAATCTTTTGTTGAACCCAGTGATGGAGTTGTGACCATAGAGGTCCCTGGAGGAATGATTTTTGATATGACTTGTGATCAATATATAAGGGATTGGGCCATCCCCCAGTTTTATTTCCATATTAATACTGCTTACGCTATTTTGAGGAGTCATAGAATTGACTTAGGTAAGGCTGATTATGTTAGACATGCATTTTCCTATCTGAGACACGGAGCCGTGTCATAA
- a CDS encoding SMP-30/gluconolactonase/LRE family protein: MSDLKRRVLCNDLLEPEGPVCLPDGQIYTVEMANGRHCVSRIDSHGRRHLAGYPGGRPNGLALDGDCNLWIAGGEGRRLVCMRPNGTIFNSIGGPDGQPFLWPNDLVFTEDGLLYMTDSGINPDTFVDGQKIRTDCRECKYDGRVFEIDSRTGCVLRMLDSGLRFPNGIVVDDDGFLYVSETLTGNIYRYDLNSSVPLDREIYGNVTVGSPEGFVGPDGMAFGDDGRLYCAVFGQGNITVLDHEGKVAERISTCGSRPTNIAFCEDSRGGAVVTILDVGCLEWLELSCRGKPLHRPRLLT; the protein is encoded by the coding sequence GTGAGTGATCTCAAAAGACGCGTACTATGTAATGACTTGCTGGAGCCGGAAGGACCAGTCTGTCTGCCCGATGGCCAGATTTACACTGTTGAAATGGCCAATGGCAGGCACTGTGTGAGCCGCATTGATAGTCATGGGCGGCGTCACTTGGCAGGGTATCCAGGTGGACGTCCAAATGGGCTGGCGCTTGATGGCGATTGTAACTTATGGATAGCGGGTGGAGAGGGTCGGCGGCTGGTTTGTATGAGGCCGAATGGAACCATTTTCAATTCAATTGGGGGGCCGGACGGCCAACCGTTTCTATGGCCAAATGATTTGGTCTTTACTGAAGATGGTTTGCTCTATATGACCGACTCCGGTATTAACCCGGATACCTTTGTAGATGGTCAGAAAATTCGGACTGATTGCCGAGAATGCAAATATGATGGCCGGGTATTTGAGATCGATTCGCGCACTGGTTGTGTGTTGCGGATGCTGGATTCTGGGTTGCGCTTCCCTAATGGTATTGTGGTTGATGATGATGGTTTCCTTTATGTGTCTGAAACTCTAACCGGTAATATCTATCGTTACGATCTCAATTCATCTGTTCCCCTCGATCGTGAGATATATGGCAATGTCACGGTAGGATCGCCAGAGGGTTTTGTCGGGCCGGATGGGATGGCTTTCGGTGATGATGGTCGACTTTACTGTGCAGTCTTTGGCCAGGGTAATATAACTGTATTAGATCATGAGGGTAAAGTTGCTGAGCGTATATCCACTTGCGGGTCACGTCCAACGAATATTGCATTCTGTGAGGACTCCAGGGGTGGAGCGGTTGTAACTATTTTGGATGTTGGTTGTCTGGAGTGGCTGGAGTTGTCCTGCCGTGGTAAACCGTTGCATCGCCCTAGGTTGTTGACATAA
- a CDS encoding aldehyde dehydrogenase family protein, whose product MLQKAYPYYLANEAVHANTDLEVTDKYSGKVATRVAMADVKVIDSAIDWALLAEKPMANLPSYTRQEVLQHCVVRFRERFEELAEALCIEAGKPIHDSRGEVLRLIDTFHVAAEEAVRINGEIINLEISKRSRGYRGYIRRVPVGACSFISPFNFPLNLAAHKVAPAIAAGCPFVLKPASRTPIGALIIAEVLAETQLPKGAFSVLPCHREGADLFTVDDRFKLLSFTGSPSVGWDLKARAGRKKVVLELGGNAACVIDRDTDLDDAVERLIFGAFYQSGQSCIGVQRIYGHCSLYEDLKRRLIERTKKLNKGDPRSEDTFIGPMISEGEATRLHTWVEEGVKAGGTLLCGGTRDGAMLDPTLLENVPHDCSIVQQEAFGPVAILEPFDSFDDVLEKVNDSAFGLQAGIFTRDLYKAQQAWDTLEVGGVVIGDVPSWRVDNMPYGGVKDSGLGREGVRWAIADMTEERLMVVRELNS is encoded by the coding sequence GTGCTGCAAAAAGCTTACCCTTACTACCTGGCTAATGAAGCTGTACATGCCAATACCGATCTCGAGGTCACCGATAAGTACTCGGGCAAGGTAGCTACCCGTGTCGCCATGGCTGATGTGAAGGTTATTGATAGTGCAATCGACTGGGCACTATTGGCAGAAAAACCAATGGCCAACTTGCCATCCTACACCCGGCAGGAAGTTTTGCAGCACTGTGTTGTGCGCTTTCGCGAAAGGTTTGAAGAGCTGGCCGAAGCTCTGTGTATTGAAGCAGGTAAGCCTATTCACGATTCAAGGGGCGAAGTACTGCGTTTAATCGATACATTTCATGTGGCTGCTGAAGAGGCAGTGCGTATCAACGGTGAGATTATCAACCTTGAGATATCCAAGCGTTCGCGGGGCTATCGCGGGTATATCAGGAGAGTACCGGTGGGTGCCTGTTCATTTATATCGCCGTTTAATTTCCCTTTGAACCTTGCCGCTCACAAGGTAGCACCTGCCATTGCTGCTGGATGCCCCTTTGTACTAAAACCTGCAAGCCGGACGCCCATAGGGGCATTGATCATTGCTGAAGTACTGGCTGAAACACAGCTGCCCAAAGGTGCTTTTTCTGTATTACCTTGCCACCGGGAAGGGGCAGACCTTTTTACCGTTGACGACCGGTTCAAGCTGCTGAGCTTTACCGGTTCACCCTCGGTAGGCTGGGATCTAAAGGCCAGGGCGGGGCGCAAGAAAGTAGTTTTAGAGTTGGGAGGCAACGCAGCATGCGTTATCGATCGAGATACAGATCTCGATGATGCTGTAGAGCGTCTGATTTTTGGGGCTTTCTACCAGTCCGGCCAAAGTTGCATTGGCGTTCAGAGAATCTACGGACACTGTAGTTTATATGAAGACCTAAAGCGACGCTTGATTGAGCGAACTAAAAAGCTTAACAAAGGCGACCCACGTTCAGAAGATACGTTTATTGGCCCAATGATTTCTGAGGGAGAGGCAACACGTTTACACACCTGGGTGGAAGAGGGGGTTAAGGCTGGAGGGACCCTGCTTTGTGGAGGCACCCGAGATGGCGCCATGCTTGATCCAACACTATTGGAAAACGTTCCCCATGATTGCTCTATTGTGCAGCAGGAAGCTTTTGGGCCGGTTGCAATTTTGGAGCCCTTCGATAGTTTTGATGATGTTTTAGAAAAGGTAAATGACAGCGCCTTTGGCCTTCAGGCTGGCATATTTACTCGCGACCTTTACAAAGCCCAGCAAGCCTGGGATACCTTGGAAGTTGGCGGAGTGGTTATTGGTGATGTACCTAGCTGGCGGGTCGATAACATGCCTTACGGTGGAGTCAAGGATTCAGGCCTTGGTCGAGAGGGAGTACGTTGGGCGATTGCGGATATGACCGAGGAGCGGTTGATGGTAGTGCGGGAGTTAAATAGCTAA
- a CDS encoding helix-turn-helix domain-containing protein, translated as MKVNAELIAKLRKGKSWSQEELAIASGLNLRTIQRIEKEASASLQSRKALASALDIDVQDLDYEEKQMKPCPECKSENVYKCKEYVDTTTIGGELLPKLSSSMFSSAKTVPVICGDCGYLRNFVSEEALKKLKGAKNWEKI; from the coding sequence ATGAAAGTTAATGCTGAGCTAATTGCAAAGTTAAGAAAAGGCAAATCTTGGTCTCAAGAAGAGCTAGCCATAGCTTCTGGACTTAACTTGAGGACTATACAACGAATTGAAAAGGAGGCATCAGCTTCATTGCAGTCAAGAAAAGCTTTAGCTTCAGCACTAGACATTGACGTTCAAGACCTCGATTATGAGGAAAAACAAATGAAACCATGCCCAGAGTGTAAATCAGAAAACGTTTATAAGTGCAAAGAATACGTCGACACTACAACAATTGGTGGAGAATTATTACCTAAATTATCATCAAGCATGTTCTCTTCCGCCAAAACTGTTCCTGTAATATGCGGTGATTGCGGTTACTTGAGAAATTTTGTTTCAGAAGAAGCTCTAAAAAAGCTAAAAGGAGCAAAAAATTGGGAAAAAATTTAA
- a CDS encoding alpha/beta hydrolase, with protein sequence METPIVFIHGTNAGPWTMENFHQHFEEEGFRCHSPSYRYHENLKSEQKQQHLKGLSITDYVADIRAFVQSLNQKPVLVGHSLGGVIAQKLATMDLARAIVLLNGSVNWGILPTTEEERALGKLFMAAGEFWDEVMLPDFATMAKFGLNKLNPDDQHKVFDRLGPESGQVLFELFFWIFDNNKTTRIDYQKINCPTLMVSGTDDLAVPPSTAQLIAEQQGKNTTFFRAEGYGHYLMLEPKWKRIAAFCSKWVSQQLEKTTSTGNKLL encoded by the coding sequence TTGGAAACCCCTATCGTCTTTATCCACGGGACCAATGCCGGCCCCTGGACAATGGAGAACTTTCACCAGCATTTTGAAGAGGAAGGATTCCGTTGTCACAGCCCAAGCTACCGCTACCATGAAAATCTAAAGTCAGAACAAAAACAGCAGCACCTTAAAGGACTGAGTATCACCGACTACGTTGCTGACATCAGGGCATTTGTACAATCTTTAAATCAAAAACCTGTACTGGTCGGCCACTCCCTGGGCGGTGTTATTGCACAGAAATTGGCGACTATGGATTTGGCACGGGCAATCGTGTTGCTTAACGGAAGCGTAAACTGGGGAATACTGCCCACCACAGAAGAAGAGCGTGCGCTGGGCAAGTTGTTCATGGCTGCGGGTGAATTTTGGGATGAAGTCATGCTACCGGATTTCGCGACAATGGCGAAATTCGGGTTGAATAAACTTAATCCAGACGACCAGCACAAGGTCTTTGATCGATTAGGTCCTGAATCTGGGCAAGTACTATTTGAATTGTTCTTCTGGATTTTTGACAACAATAAAACAACCAGGATTGACTATCAAAAAATCAATTGCCCCACTTTAATGGTTTCGGGAACCGATGATCTGGCAGTCCCCCCTTCCACGGCACAGTTAATCGCTGAGCAACAAGGTAAAAATACCACCTTCTTCCGAGCGGAAGGTTATGGTCACTATTTAATGCTGGAACCGAAGTGGAAGCGGATTGCGGCATTCTGTAGTAAGTGGGTAAGCCAACAACTTGAAAAAACCACCTCTACTGGTAATAAACTATTGTGA
- a CDS encoding GlxA family transcriptional regulator, protein MAQIVILSMSGVLSSALAGVQDMFALGGLRLSESQHSLDPAYQQSWSPEIVVASADGADIIDGQGRHFAVSHGISQISSCEAVIVPGFMPNHFGVPPEKLLDQSTCEWLRTQYRRGAIIAGSCSGVLALGEAGLLNGRQCTTTWWLHNELKSRFSNACPLWASGLLVDQRIVTAGGPLSWVDVTLQVIKMLAGDEVATKVADLAVVDSHPRSQTLHVPKGYQVSKEQFLVDAENVVRQYFGQQLSSQLLAKELSISERTLHRRLKQLTGQAPKQFIDSVRMEYARSLLLNSANKIASVAHELGYSDDAVFRRVFKLHVGMSPSQFRQKNQKS, encoded by the coding sequence ATGGCCCAGATAGTCATCTTGTCTATGTCAGGAGTTTTGTCGTCGGCCCTGGCTGGCGTTCAGGATATGTTTGCCCTGGGTGGCCTCCGCTTATCCGAAAGCCAGCACTCACTGGACCCTGCCTATCAACAATCCTGGTCCCCCGAAATCGTAGTCGCCAGTGCTGATGGCGCCGACATTATAGACGGGCAGGGCAGGCACTTTGCTGTAAGCCATGGGATATCACAGATATCCAGTTGCGAAGCCGTGATAGTCCCCGGATTTATGCCCAACCACTTTGGCGTGCCTCCTGAAAAGTTACTGGACCAATCGACCTGCGAATGGTTGCGAACCCAATATCGGCGTGGGGCGATCATCGCGGGTTCTTGTAGTGGCGTCTTGGCACTGGGTGAAGCGGGTCTGTTAAATGGACGACAATGCACAACTACCTGGTGGTTACACAATGAGTTGAAATCCCGCTTTAGCAATGCCTGCCCGCTATGGGCCAGTGGACTATTGGTAGATCAGAGAATTGTGACAGCGGGTGGCCCTTTATCTTGGGTAGATGTGACGCTACAAGTGATTAAGATGCTAGCTGGCGATGAAGTCGCAACCAAAGTTGCTGATCTCGCCGTTGTGGATTCCCACCCACGCTCGCAAACTTTGCATGTACCAAAAGGCTATCAGGTATCAAAAGAGCAGTTTCTGGTGGATGCAGAAAATGTGGTTCGCCAATATTTCGGTCAACAGTTAAGCAGTCAGTTACTGGCAAAAGAACTGTCGATATCCGAGCGAACATTACACCGACGGCTAAAACAGTTAACAGGCCAAGCACCCAAACAATTCATTGATAGCGTCCGTATGGAATACGCTCGCAGCCTTTTACTTAATTCGGCCAATAAAATTGCCAGTGTTGCGCACGAATTAGGCTATTCCGATGATGCGGTATTCCGACGTGTATTTAAATTGCATGTGGGGATGAGTCCCAGTCAATTTAGGCAGAAAAATCAGAAGAGCTGA
- a CDS encoding DJ-1 family glyoxalase III — protein MPKILIPVADGNEDIETIAIYDILSRTEAELALASIMPSRRITTLRNLVIEAPCSIEDCLDSTWDLIALPGGKEGAEQMHNSAPLIKLIREQLESGRWLGAICTAPVIVLGRQGLITNFKATCYKTFRSELSQYVKETSDQRVVVDRNLVTSQSPGTSIEFAFELVTCLFGKDLSKEIAQTVNVYLPPE, from the coding sequence GTGCCTAAAATACTGATTCCCGTCGCCGATGGTAACGAGGATATCGAAACCATTGCCATCTACGATATTTTGAGCCGAACGGAGGCAGAGCTGGCCTTGGCATCAATTATGCCGAGTAGGCGTATAACTACCCTGCGTAACCTTGTTATTGAAGCCCCCTGCTCCATAGAGGATTGTTTGGACTCTACGTGGGATCTTATAGCTCTGCCAGGCGGCAAGGAAGGTGCCGAGCAAATGCATAACTCAGCCCCCCTAATAAAGCTTATCCGGGAGCAACTGGAATCGGGTCGCTGGCTAGGGGCAATTTGCACCGCTCCGGTGATCGTTCTTGGCCGGCAGGGGTTAATAACCAATTTTAAGGCCACTTGCTACAAGACTTTTCGCAGCGAACTTAGTCAATATGTGAAGGAAACCAGTGATCAGAGAGTGGTGGTCGACCGGAATTTGGTGACCAGCCAATCACCCGGGACCTCTATCGAGTTCGCTTTTGAACTCGTCACCTGCTTATTTGGGAAAGATCTATCGAAGGAGATTGCACAGACGGTGAATGTTTATCTACCACCTGAATAA
- a CDS encoding putative quinol monooxygenase codes for MTEAKLAIVALIDAKADKADEVKTLLTSAQPLAVEEQGTLSWYAVQINATRFAIFDTFGNEDGLTAHLNGKIAAALLGKADELLASEPQIMTADILASKV; via the coding sequence ATGACTGAAGCTAAACTGGCCATCGTGGCACTGATTGACGCCAAAGCGGATAAGGCTGATGAGGTAAAGACGCTGCTCACCTCAGCCCAACCGCTCGCTGTGGAAGAGCAAGGAACCCTGAGCTGGTATGCCGTACAAATCAACGCTACGCGATTTGCTATTTTCGACACGTTTGGCAATGAAGACGGCTTGACTGCGCACCTTAACGGCAAGATCGCAGCAGCATTGCTTGGCAAAGCTGATGAACTGCTCGCATCAGAACCACAAATTATGACTGCGGATATCCTCGCATCTAAAGTCTAA
- a CDS encoding cupin domain-containing protein, whose amino-acid sequence MDFNAINLKEKYTKFTEHWSPRVIAEMNDYQFKLVKVEGDFVWHNHPDTDEVFIVIEGSLLIEFRDGKVEINSGEMFVIPKGVEHKPSARDECQIMLVEPKGVVNTGGTENRLTAKNDVWI is encoded by the coding sequence ATGGATTTTAATGCAATTAATCTCAAAGAGAAGTACACAAAATTTACTGAGCATTGGTCTCCGCGTGTAATCGCAGAGATGAATGATTATCAATTCAAGCTAGTTAAAGTTGAAGGTGACTTTGTTTGGCATAATCACCCTGATACAGATGAAGTGTTTATTGTAATTGAAGGCTCACTACTTATTGAATTCCGTGATGGCAAGGTTGAAATTAACTCAGGTGAAATGTTTGTTATCCCAAAGGGTGTTGAACATAAACCATCTGCAAGAGATGAATGCCAAATCATGCTTGTTGAGCCTAAAGGCGTTGTTAACACTGGCGGCACTGAAAACAGGTTAACGGCAAAAAATGATGTGTGGATTTAG